A single genomic interval of Daucus carota subsp. sativus chromosome 1, DH1 v3.0, whole genome shotgun sequence harbors:
- the LOC135151208 gene encoding transcription factor TCP19-like translates to MSTVKDYDSDSQANSGSQQTSSVPKPKKDKQTKVEGRGRRIKMPASCAAQISQLTKDLGFKSKGETVDWLLERAEESMIQGPGNADLSANATGAASSEALEVPEKKKAEPVGQDGGPKTSGFAPGNPNPVFVPGRGFFMVPEDGGEPQQVWPVPLALTRGIGMRMPGPYAPGWSGQNQKR, encoded by the coding sequence ATGTCTACAGTTAAAGATTATGACAGTGATTCCCAAGCCAACAGCGGATCCCAACAAACCAGTTCTGTTCCAAAACCCAAGAAGGACAAGCAAACCAAGGTGGAAGGTCGGGGGAGGAGGATCAAAATGCCGGCTTCTTGTGCTGCTCAGATCTCCCAATTGACGAAAGATTTGGGCTTCAAGTCCAAGGGTGAAACTGTTGACTGGCTTCTAGAACGTGCGGAGGAGTCCATGATTCAGGGGCCTGGCAATGCAGATCTGTCTGCTAATGCTACTGGTGCCGCCTCTTCTGAGGCCCTGGAAGTCCCTGAGAAAAAGAAAGCTGAACCTGTTGGCCAGGATGGTGGTCCAAAGACCTCGGGATTTGCGCCTGGGAATCCCAATCCCGTGTTTGTACCAGGGAGAGGGTTTTTCATGGTGCCTGAAGATGGAGGCGAGCCACAACAGGTGTGGCCTGTGCCGCTGGCTCTCACTCGTGGCATTGGCATGAGGATGCCGGGTCCGTATGCGCCGGGGTGGTCAGGTCAGAACCAGAAGCGTTAG
- the LOC135151210 gene encoding transcription factor TCP9-like yields MSPVKDCDKHNKMQGRGKNIKMSASCAAHISQLTKDLGFKSEDETLQWLLDRAEGRGTATPSSNAVGGASSETPKVPEKKKAEPVCQDTVPKTSGSAPVAPTPVFIPGKGFWMVPDDGGKPQQVWPVPLALTRGIGVKMQGPYAPGSSEQNQKP; encoded by the coding sequence ATGTCTCCGGTTAAAGATTGTGACAAGCACAACAAGATGCAGGGTCGGGGCAAGAATATCAAAATGTCCGCTTCATGTGCTGCTCACATCTCTCAGTTGACAAAAGATTTGGGCTTCAAGTCCGAAGATGAAACTCTTCAGTGGCTTCTAGACCGTGCGGAGGGGCGTGGCACTGCAACTCCGTCTTCTAATGCTGTTGGTGGGGCCTCTTCTGAGACCCCCAAAGTGCCTGAGAAAAAGAAAGCTGAGCCTGTTTGCCAGGATACTGTTCCGAAGACCTCGGGATCTGCGCCTGTGGCCCCCACTCCCGTGTTTATACCAGGGAAAGGGTTTTGGATGGTGCCTGATGATGGGGGCAAGCCGCAACAGGTGTGGCCTGTGCCGCTGGCTCTCACTCGTGGCATTGGCGTGAAGATGCAGGGTCCATATGCGCCGGGGTCGTCAGAGCAGAACCAGAAGCCTTAG